A single region of the Candidatus Kryptoniota bacterium genome encodes:
- a CDS encoding biopolymer transporter Tol, producing MKKLFFLAFLLLSGVALGQTDEFGQNKVQYRNFDWYFIQSKHFDIYFYPSEYYLAEFTANAAEAAYSSISAHFHYDITNRVPIVVYDSHNDWQQTNVVSEYLDEGVGGVTEMFKNRVVVPFEGNYQLFRHVIHHELVHAVVNDMFYGGSVQSMIANNITLQLPMWFNEGLAEYESLGWDINSDMFMLDATVNEYLVPIDELYGYFAYRGGQSVWYYIASKYGDEKIAEILSRIRTTRSVEQGFKSALGISIKELSKRWDYEEKVLYWPEVAQRKRPEDIAKRLTDHKDMGDFYNTSPAISPQGDKIAFISDRDLYMSIYLMNATDGKIIKTLVGGQASKSFEELHLLTPGITWSPDGKKIAIAVKSGDHDAIYLIDVQSGQEDELHFDQLDGLFSVSWSPDGSRIAFVGDKADQSDIFIYDLHNKVLENMTDDIFSDSDPSWSPDGNKIYFVSDRGDYLSKGDIPKNFKIWNYDFQQAHIYSLDVATKRIERVTKTGMGEETYPVAAPDGKHLYYVSDRTGIANLYCMDLATGESSPVTNSISGIYQFSISKDGSKLAFSSLQNGGFDIFLMRSPGDHLLKADQVTPTVYIKQKEDELAAERKASESGAKTAAVPSQPVDTTQVKDLYGKEVQVDLSNYVFNRSTSSDSLFATPNFNDNFNIKNNIDSAGNYLAQKYKVNFTPDIIYGNAGYNTFFGVQGSTVMAFSDMLGNHQLYLLADLLVDLKNSDYAIEYDNLASRINYSLLGQHVARFLYLTSSITGNYDIYRFQSYGISMSTAYPLDKFNRFEGSLSWVNLTRENLDETDEPTQDRSLFVPSVRYVHDNSFFGYIAPINGSRYYISLYGTPKLNDQGISFVTGIVDYRDYVKLFSTFYTFVWRVFAGTSTGANPQTFFIGGTENWINARFDGDFIPIKNAEDLQFLTPVVPMRGFDYNAKFGNTFALINMEFRFPMFGFLSAGPIPLFENLFGNTFLDVGSAWGWNPYPGYAQNVPAVYQKFQAFDHNSNGSLETRDLLVGTGFGARMIILYFLVRLDIGWSFNLQDFSPPHYYFSLGYDF from the coding sequence ATGAAAAAACTCTTCTTCCTCGCATTTCTTCTCCTTTCCGGCGTCGCCCTCGGGCAGACAGACGAATTCGGACAGAACAAGGTTCAGTATCGCAATTTCGACTGGTACTTTATTCAATCGAAGCATTTCGATATTTACTTTTACCCAAGCGAATACTACCTGGCTGAATTTACCGCGAACGCGGCCGAGGCGGCATATTCATCCATCAGCGCGCATTTTCATTATGACATCACGAACAGGGTGCCGATAGTCGTCTACGATTCGCACAATGATTGGCAGCAGACCAACGTTGTGTCTGAGTATCTCGATGAGGGAGTCGGCGGCGTGACCGAGATGTTTAAAAACCGCGTGGTTGTCCCGTTCGAGGGCAATTACCAGTTGTTCAGGCACGTCATTCACCACGAGCTGGTCCATGCGGTCGTCAACGATATGTTTTACGGCGGGTCGGTCCAGTCGATGATTGCGAATAACATCACTCTCCAGCTTCCGATGTGGTTCAACGAGGGACTTGCCGAATACGAATCTCTAGGCTGGGATATAAATTCAGACATGTTCATGCTTGACGCGACGGTAAACGAGTACCTTGTTCCGATCGACGAACTGTACGGATATTTCGCGTATCGAGGCGGACAATCTGTTTGGTACTACATCGCGAGCAAATATGGCGACGAGAAGATCGCCGAAATCCTGAGCCGCATCAGGACTACCCGAAGCGTCGAACAGGGCTTCAAGAGCGCACTCGGAATATCGATAAAAGAACTTTCGAAACGGTGGGACTACGAGGAGAAAGTCCTATACTGGCCCGAAGTCGCTCAGAGGAAGAGACCGGAGGATATTGCCAAAAGGCTCACCGACCACAAAGACATGGGCGATTTCTACAACACGAGTCCAGCTATCTCTCCCCAGGGAGACAAGATCGCGTTCATTTCGGACCGCGACCTGTACATGAGCATTTATCTTATGAACGCGACGGATGGAAAGATCATCAAAACATTGGTCGGGGGACAGGCATCAAAGAGTTTCGAGGAACTTCATCTGCTTACTCCGGGTATCACCTGGTCGCCCGATGGAAAGAAGATCGCGATCGCGGTAAAGAGCGGCGACCACGACGCAATATATCTCATCGATGTTCAATCCGGCCAGGAAGATGAGCTGCATTTTGACCAGCTGGACGGACTTTTCTCCGTTTCCTGGTCGCCTGACGGCAGCAGAATCGCTTTCGTTGGCGACAAAGCCGACCAGTCGGACATCTTTATTTACGACCTCCACAATAAAGTCCTGGAGAACATGACGGACGACATATTCAGCGATTCCGATCCATCATGGTCGCCGGACGGGAACAAGATTTACTTTGTCAGCGACCGGGGCGATTACCTTTCGAAAGGTGATATTCCAAAGAACTTCAAGATATGGAACTACGACTTCCAGCAGGCTCATATCTATTCGCTCGACGTGGCCACCAAGCGCATCGAACGCGTCACAAAAACCGGAATGGGTGAGGAGACTTATCCCGTCGCGGCACCTGACGGAAAGCATCTTTACTATGTCTCCGACAGAACCGGCATTGCTAATCTGTACTGCATGGATCTGGCTACCGGAGAAAGCAGTCCCGTAACGAACTCCATAAGCGGCATCTACCAATTCTCAATTTCGAAGGACGGTTCCAAGCTGGCTTTTTCATCTCTGCAAAACGGCGGGTTCGACATTTTCCTGATGAGATCGCCCGGCGATCATCTTCTGAAAGCCGATCAGGTCACGCCAACCGTGTACATCAAGCAAAAGGAGGACGAGCTTGCCGCTGAAAGGAAAGCAAGTGAGTCAGGCGCGAAGACTGCGGCCGTGCCGTCACAACCAGTGGACACTACACAAGTGAAGGACCTTTACGGGAAAGAAGTCCAGGTCGATCTCAGCAACTACGTGTTCAACAGGAGTACGAGCAGCGACAGTCTGTTCGCAACGCCGAACTTCAACGACAACTTCAACATAAAGAACAATATAGACAGCGCCGGCAATTATCTCGCCCAGAAATACAAAGTCAATTTCACGCCGGACATAATCTACGGCAATGCCGGTTACAACACTTTCTTCGGCGTACAGGGAAGTACCGTGATGGCGTTCAGCGACATGCTTGGAAACCACCAGCTCTATCTCCTGGCGGATCTTCTGGTCGATCTCAAGAACAGCGATTACGCAATCGAGTACGACAACCTGGCCTCAAGAATAAATTACTCGCTCTTGGGTCAGCACGTGGCCCGGTTCCTCTATCTCACATCTTCGATAACTGGAAACTACGACATCTACAGGTTCCAGAGCTACGGTATTTCCATGAGCACCGCTTATCCGCTCGACAAGTTTAACAGGTTCGAAGGATCTCTTTCGTGGGTGAACCTAACGCGCGAGAATCTCGACGAAACAGACGAGCCGACACAGGACAGGTCGTTGTTCGTTCCGTCAGTAAGGTACGTGCATGACAATTCTTTCTTCGGATACATTGCGCCAATCAACGGTTCGAGATACTACATATCGCTGTACGGCACTCCGAAATTGAATGACCAGGGAATAAGTTTCGTGACGGGGATAGTGGACTATCGCGACTACGTGAAACTCTTCAGCACATTTTACACTTTCGTATGGAGAGTGTTCGCGGGAACTTCAACCGGAGCAAATCCACAGACATTCTTCATCGGCGGAACTGAAAACTGGATCAACGCAAGATTTGACGGCGACTTCATACCGATAAAAAATGCGGAAGACCTTCAATTCCTGACTCCGGTCGTGCCGATGCGCGGGTTCGACTATAACGCGAAATTCGGGAACACGTTTGCCCTCATAAATATGGAATTCAGATTTCCGATGTTCGGATTCCTTTCGGCAGGACCGATCCCGCTATTCGAGAATTTATTCGGAAATACATTCCTCGATGTCGGCTCGGCATGGGGTTGGAACCCTTATCCGGGATACGCTCAGAATGTTCCCGCCGTGTATCAGAAATTCCAGGC